TTTTTCGGGACGAGACGTGAAGATTTGGCGTTAAAAATACTTCGTCACTACTTAAACATGAAATTTTCGTTCACAATGTATCATTAAATGAAGTTTATAGAAAAACAATTTACATATTATAGTAACGGATACCAATGTTGTCAGTCTTCTTAATGTCACCTTTAACAACAACTTTGTCGCCGGGGAAAATATCAAACCCGTTATCTTGAAGGAAAACATCTCTGTTCTTGACGGTGACTTGAACACCCTTAACAGGCTTGTTTGCTGTCAATGTGATTGAGCCATCTAAAATTTCATAACCGACATGGCGATCTGGGAATTTCAAGTATTTGAGTGGCTGGGGCCAGTCAGCAGCCGTTGCCAAAATTTTAccatcaacttcaacacGGGAGTACACAAcaactttctttcctttagGTAAGTGCAAAGCTTTCACAAACTCAGTTGTCTGATTGGCTTTGAGGACGACATCTGCTGGTGTCAAGCTGTTGATAAGTTTGCCGCTTTCGACTTCATAAACATCGACAAGAAGTTTTGCAGGAATATTCTTCAAAGAAGCATTGACTCCCCATATATCCACGTTGTAACTATGAATTTCGTAATTATGAGGTTTGCCGATGCCGGATTCTGAGTCGTTGTCGTGATTAGAGTCTTCATTCCTATACATTCCGACACCAACATCAGTGCTCTCACGTTTGACAGCGTAGAAGGACAACTTTGGACGACCATAGAAGTCAACAATAGCCCAGGAAGCAATTGGACAACAATCATTAAGTTGCCAAACGATTGCTCCTCCGGAATAACGTTTTCCATCACCATACCATCTCCTCCTCCAACACTTGTAAGCATAACTTAAACACTCAGCTTGCATTAACTGGGTTGTATAAATCATGCTTTCAAAGTCATCACCCTGAAGTTTCAAGTTCTCGATGACATACAAAGCCAATCTCCGAGCGAATCCATCAGCCTTGTTGTGGAAGTCAACACTTTCACTTTGAGCGTAAAGTTCAGTTGGATCGGTGATACAGTCTTCATAAGTTTTTATAGATGGGAGGGCTTCCATGCCAAACTCAGAAACAAAACGTCCGCCAAGCTTGTACCAGTTTTGATATTGCTCTTGACTTCCATGCCAAACATTCCACTGATGAATATCTCCAACAGTCTTATCTGATGTATCCTTACCTCCCCAAGGTGAACCAGGGTGATAAGGAACATCTGGCTGAAGTCTGGCGCACAACTCTGGCAAGGTCTTTTCATAAATGGTTCTTGCTGGGAAAGATGTTTTAGTGTAATCACCAGAATGGTCATCCTTGTCCCAATCCAAATTGCAGCTCTCGGCCACCTGATAATCTTCGTTGTTTCCAGCAAAAATACTCAAACAACAGTGGTTTCTCAACCTTTTCAATTGAGTTTCAACCTCATTTTGAACGCTGGCTATAAATTCTGGGTATGCAGGGTATGCAGCACATGCAAACATGAAATCCTGCCAAACCATTATTCCTAGACGATCACATTCTGAGTAGAATAATTCATCCTCGTAGTATCCACCACCCCAAACACGAATCATGTTCTGGTTTCCGTCCACTGCCAACTGGATCCACTTCTTGTAATCATCGTCCGTGAAAAGGCATGGAATGGAGTGACCTGGAATCCAGTTCGATCCGTTACAATAAACTGGAACACCATTCACCTTGAAATAGAAACTGGTACCTTCAGCGTCTTCCAATGGCTCTTGGACTAACTCCACATTCCGGATTCCAACTTTCTTTGTAGTCTTATCCAAAATGGTGCCGTCTGAAGAATAAAGAGTAGTTTCAAACGTATAAAGTGGTTGCTTACCCTTTCCACGTGGGAACCATAACTCAGGTTCCTTGATTGGAAACTTGACCGACAACTTTGCTCCTGAAACAAGCTGTTTCTTTGGCTCTATCTCAATTTCATTGCCGTTTGGTCCCCAAACCTTGACGTCGAGTAAGATATCTGCCGATTTAGGAGCATCAATCTCAGCCTGAACGTCGATTTTTGACTCTTGTGCGTTTGGATCGACAACCTTTACATAGACATCCCTCAAATGTGCATCATATGAGAGCAATCTCACTGGTTGCCAAGGTCCACAAGTCATAACAGCATCACCCCAATCCCATCCCCATCCATATTGGGCTTTTCTCACTTGGGTACGTGACACTTCGCCATTGAAGCTATGTCCCTTTCCGTGAATCTTTTCAAGTCTCCGAGCCTCCACAAGAGCACTCTTAAAATAGAGATGTAACTTGTTAGGCTCGTCGTATTTCAACTTCTTAGTGACATCGACACTATACTTGATGAACATGTTATCAGTCTTCAAAATCTCTTCACCATTGAGATTCACAGTACAGAAAGTGTCCAAACCATTAAACTCAAGAATTTGGactctctttttttggtcTTCCTTTGGCACCTGGAACTCAGACTGGTATTCCCAGTCTTTCTCTCCAACCCACTGGATATCGCGGGCATGGCAGTCGATAAATGGACTTGGAATTTCGTTATTTGCAATTAGCTCAGCCTGTATTTCACTCTTTGCAGCATCCTTGCGTCCTTGTTTCCATTTCTCACTTCCAGCCTGTCTATACTTCCAGTTTTTCACTGTAATTGCtttaatcatttttttggtttgcGTTCTGGATGCTAACAAAAGAACGTTGATCAATGTCGTCACTTTGTCAAGTCAAACAGTATATGGCATCGAATTATGTTTGGGTATCGACAATTCATGACGAATTTCAATGTTTATATACCAATGGTGTAACcgataatgaaataagaCCTAATAGCAAATTTAGAACATTAGattaataaattttttttcccctttatCTAGAACTATTATTGTCCGGCGGATCAGTTACCAGCGGCCGACACACTTCTTCGAGTAAGTTCCCCGCAAAACGAATGAGACCGAGGCAGGGTTAATCCAGTCcggagaaatttattttaaggTGGGGGAGAGTGTGGGCGAAAGCTATAACGGAAAAGTTGCCACTTTAAGAATTGGGAAAGCGGATAATTTTTATAGAGTCAAATGATGAGCTAAATAATTAATCGTGTTACTCGAATGATGGAGGTTATTccgctttttctttatagTATATTCGGAATACATGACGTCTCTAAGGAACTATCCTACCAATACACAATTTCTATGTACTATAATGTTGCCACAGGATGTAGTTATATTCACTTATATATGACGTATACATAGAATATCAGTCCCTCTCCACTGAAAATATAGAGTTCTCCATATCGTTATTATCGATTTTGTCCCAGGCAATTAAATGCTCCGgtatattttcaaagtaTAGGTCTGGGTAAAACTCTTTGATaactttttgaagattttcAAAGAGAATTTTATAACCTTGAGGTTGTAAATGAATACCATCAATTAGTAGTTCCTTGATTTTTGGATAGTCCTTGGAATTCAAGTTATCGACATCCTGTAGATCTTCCCATCCGccaaattccaaaaataaagtcCAAAGATCGATATATGGCACACCATTAGCCTTAGACACCTTCTTGGCCACTTCAGAGtatttcttattagttGAATTTTTTGCAGTGTCTGCAAACTCGACAACTCCCTGCTTATATAATTCTGTGTATGCGTAGGTGTCATGGAGAGTTGGACCAATAACAATAACTGcaatatttctctttttcgcCATCCGAATCATTTCATccatattattttcatatttttcgATATCCACATGCTGAAATGTATCGACAGCATCGTTGGTACCCCACCAAATtgtcttttcaaaaaaatatatattttttgatgGTTAGTAAGtaaacatatatatatataagtCAATTTCGACTTCCAATTCGTGATTTTAACATACCATAATTTTAA
The sequence above is a segment of the Brettanomyces bruxellensis chromosome 6, complete sequence genome. Coding sequences within it:
- a CDS encoding uncharacterized protein (CAZy:GH2), encoding MIKAITVKNWKYRQAGSEKWKQGRKDAAKSEIQAELIANNEIPSPFIDCHARDIQWVGEKDWEYQSEFQVPKEDQKKRVQILEFNGLDTFCTVNLNGEEILKTDNMFIKYSVDVTKKLKYDEPNKLHLYFKSALVEARRLEKIHGKGHSFNGEVSRTQVRKAQYGWGWDWGDAVMTCGPWQPVRLLSYDAHLRDVYVKVVDPNAQESKIDVQAEIDAPKSADILLDVKVWGPNGNEIEIEPKKQLVSGAKLSVKFPIKEPELWFPRGKGKQPLYTFETTLYSSDGTILDKTTKKVGIRNVELVQEPLEDAEGTSFYFKVNGVPVYCNGSNWIPGHSIPCLFTDDDYKKWIQLAVDGNQNMIRVWGGGYYEDELFYSECDRLGIMVWQDFMFACAAYPAYPEFIASVQNEVETQLKRLRNHCCLSIFAGNNEDYQVAESCNLDWDKDDHSGDYTKTSFPARTIYEKTLPELCARLQPDVPYHPGSPWGGKDTSDKTVGDIHQWNVWHGSQEQYQNWYKLGGRFVSEFGMEALPSIKTYEDCITDPTELYAQSESVDFHNKADGFARRLALYVIENLKLQGDDFESMIYTTQLMQAECLSYAYKCWRRRWYGDGKRYSGGAIVWQLNDCCPIASWAIVDFYGRPKLSFYAVKRESTDVGVGMYRNEDSNHDNDSESGIGKPHNYEIHSYNVDIWGVNASLKNIPAKLLVDVYEVESGKLINSLTPADVVLKANQTTEFVKALHLPKGKKVVVYSRVEVDGKILATAADWPQPLKYLKFPDRHVGYEILDGSITLTANKPVKGVQVTVKNRDVFLQDNGFDIFPGDKVVVKGDIKKTDNIGIRYYNM